Proteins encoded by one window of Geothermobacter hydrogeniphilus:
- a CDS encoding transporter, with product MNILSRPLLICFFCLTLPLTASAATLQPLGIKDAATLASGTGELRFGIAYLSDSYLLFQRQGSDRTQVSVPELDLTLGLGKRIEVEAIYELLLLDETGRDSDIGSGDLRLATKINLIQEDLQLPAISLRVATKLPNASRTDGFGTDEADNFIDLLVSRTFPTFSLHTNLGLAILGDPNDRQDDKLHYAFAVSYPLPAHNLNLLAGIEGYDFGPDNLNDRGTLTAGAQIRLGGSTIDLGASVGYRSRSEDWGLRAGLTTPFDLPEGW from the coding sequence ATGAACATCCTGTCCCGTCCCCTGCTGATCTGTTTCTTCTGCCTGACCCTGCCCCTGACCGCCTCCGCCGCCACCCTGCAGCCGCTCGGCATCAAAGACGCCGCCACCCTGGCAAGCGGCACGGGTGAGTTGCGTTTCGGCATTGCCTACCTGTCCGACAGCTACCTGCTGTTTCAGCGGCAGGGCAGCGACCGTACTCAGGTTTCGGTTCCGGAACTGGACCTGACCCTGGGTCTCGGCAAGCGGATCGAGGTCGAGGCGATCTACGAACTGCTGCTGCTCGACGAAACCGGCCGGGACTCGGATATCGGCAGCGGGGATCTGCGGCTGGCGACCAAGATCAACCTGATCCAGGAAGACCTGCAGCTGCCGGCCATCAGCCTGCGCGTCGCCACCAAGCTTCCCAACGCCAGCCGAACAGACGGTTTCGGCACCGACGAGGCCGACAATTTCATCGACCTGCTGGTATCACGCACCTTTCCGACATTCAGTCTGCACACCAACCTCGGGCTGGCGATTCTCGGCGACCCGAACGACAGGCAGGATGACAAGCTGCATTACGCCTTTGCCGTCAGCTACCCGTTACCGGCCCACAACCTCAACCTGCTGGCCGGCATCGAAGGCTACGACTTCGGTCCCGACAACCTCAACGACCGCGGCACCCTGACCGCCGGAGCGCAGATCCGGCTCGGCGGCTCCACCATCGATCTCGGCGCCTCGGTCGGATACCGCAGCCGCAGTGAAGACTGGGGCCTGCGGGCCGGACTCACCACCCCGTTCGACCTTCCCGAGGGATGGTAA